DNA sequence from the Deinococcus radiopugnans ATCC 19172 genome:
GAGGTGGCCCGCGTCCTGGCCCACGAGAACGGCAAGACGCCCAAGCCCGGCGAGGACGCGGGTGATCTGGAGCTGGAACTGGCGGACCTGCTGTTCGTGATGATGTGCATGGCCAACGAGCGGGGAATCAGCCTGGAGCGCGGCTTTGCCCGCATGATGGACAAGGTGGAGACGCGCGACGCCAACCGCTGGACCCGCAAGGATGGGGAGGGCGCGTGAGTGCCGATCCCCGCTACCCCCTGGGGCCGATGCCCACGCCGCTGGAACTGAGTACGCGCGAGCGCGAGACGGCGCTGACGCATCTGCGCCTCTTGCCCGGCGA
Encoded proteins:
- a CDS encoding nucleotide pyrophosphohydrolase — translated: MVQTPPASLTFADASARVDAYISQFKEGYFPPLLLMARLTEEAGEVARVLAHENGKTPKPGEDAGDLELELADLLFVMMCMANERGISLERGFARMMDKVETRDANRWTRKDGEGA